In one Leptospiraceae bacterium genomic region, the following are encoded:
- a CDS encoding glycosyltransferase family 2 protein, producing MNKFLLIIPIYNEEKVLESVAHNTVKEAKEQADILFINDGSYDRSPEILLSLQKQYPFIKLLNKEVNEGYGASIISGFNYGIQEYYDYLITMDCDAQHEPKDLHRFFTYNPYVDVVSGSRYLKDSQIVGKAPEDRVEINYRITELLNETYNWSLSDAFCGYKRYRIDAFKNHGFEEKGYAFPLELWAFAYRNHLHIEELAVDRIYLTNDRSFGEDLDNKNRRYRHYMQAWKKAEEKYGIER from the coding sequence ATGAATAAATTTTTACTTATTATCCCGATTTATAATGAAGAGAAAGTCTTAGAATCTGTTGCTCATAATACAGTAAAAGAAGCGAAGGAACAGGCAGATATTCTTTTTATTAATGATGGTTCCTATGATCGCTCCCCTGAGATTTTATTGTCTCTACAAAAGCAGTACCCTTTTATAAAGCTTTTAAATAAAGAAGTAAATGAAGGCTACGGAGCAAGCATAATCAGCGGCTTTAACTATGGAATTCAAGAATATTACGATTATCTAATTACTATGGACTGCGATGCTCAACATGAACCCAAAGATTTGCATCGTTTTTTTACTTACAATCCCTATGTGGATGTTGTGAGCGGGAGTCGCTATTTAAAAGATTCCCAAATCGTGGGAAAGGCACCCGAAGATAGGGTTGAAATCAATTACAGGATAACAGAACTTTTAAATGAGACCTACAACTGGTCTTTAAGTGATGCCTTCTGTGGCTATAAACGTTATCGAATCGATGCATTCAAAAACCACGGTTTCGAAGAAAAGGGCTATGCTTTTCCTCTGGAATTATGGGCTTTTGCTTATCGAAATCATCTACATATTGAAGAACTGGCGGTTGATCGAATTTATTTAACCAATGATAGAAGTTTCGGTGAAGACCTGGATAACAAAAACAGACGTTATCGCCATTATATGCAGGCCTGGAAAAAAGCCGAAGAAAAATATGGAATCGAACGATAA
- a CDS encoding L,D-transpeptidase family protein has translation MKQKFFIYLSGFILLSFLLFLIRYPLISFFKRKFFKQQSLEDVRKKYSHKLIPIQKILSDKGISFPISKLYLLAFKKERILEVHTEKNGKKLFLFSYRFTTFSGKLGPKLVEGDRQIPEGKYKIDYLNPNSSYHLSMKVSYPNAFDAEKAKLDGRENPGSDIFIHGKDVSIGCIAIGDDKIEELFLIVDASLQAFGKDSVEILIFPGKLEEGKFPDCEICPSWHKELYDVLRKDLLPFL, from the coding sequence ATAAAACAGAAATTTTTCATATATCTTTCGGGCTTTATCCTGTTAAGTTTCCTTTTATTCCTGATACGCTACCCTCTTATCTCCTTTTTCAAGCGGAAATTTTTTAAGCAACAGAGCCTGGAAGACGTTCGCAAAAAGTATTCCCACAAACTCATACCTATTCAAAAGATACTTTCGGACAAAGGCATTTCTTTTCCCATCTCCAAATTGTATCTATTAGCTTTTAAAAAAGAACGAATACTGGAAGTTCATACAGAAAAAAATGGAAAGAAGCTTTTTTTATTTTCTTATCGGTTTACCACCTTCAGCGGAAAGCTCGGTCCGAAACTTGTAGAAGGAGACAGGCAAATCCCGGAAGGAAAATATAAGATAGACTATTTGAATCCAAATAGTTCCTATCATCTATCCATGAAAGTATCTTATCCAAATGCTTTTGATGCGGAAAAGGCAAAGTTAGATGGCAGAGAAAATCCGGGTTCTGATATTTTTATACACGGAAAAGATGTGTCTATTGGTTGTATTGCCATCGGTGATGATAAGATAGAAGAGCTTTTTCTTATTGTAGATGCAAGCCTCCAGGCTTTCGGAAAAGATTCTGTAGAGATACTGATATTTCCGGGCAAACTAGAGGAAGGTAAATTCCCGGACTGTGAGATTTGTCCTTCCTGGCATAAAGAACTTTATGATGTACTACGAAAGGACCTGCTTCCTTTTTTATAA
- a CDS encoding RNA methyltransferase has translation MDRIIIILEDPIYTGNIGMCCRLIANFGLPPLRIIGQKKEEAPEMEWMAHNALEEINRIEYFSDWKSCLSDLSLCIGTGMIETRDRGPFIEREELPELLRRSPGKFGILFGREDRGLSLEAIGHCNYMLNFRLPGYQPSMNLAQAVCFVLSLLYNSDIRTELIEEVQAPEKNRLYDLSGEIFSLIGMDEFHGKENLAVKRLKSILETRPLSEGDINFLFKFFRNIQRLKPRE, from the coding sequence ATGGATAGAATAATTATTATTCTCGAGGACCCGATTTATACCGGAAATATCGGGATGTGCTGCCGTTTAATTGCGAATTTTGGCCTACCACCTTTACGGATTATCGGGCAGAAAAAAGAAGAAGCGCCGGAAATGGAATGGATGGCGCATAATGCCCTCGAAGAAATTAATCGCATAGAATACTTTTCCGACTGGAAATCCTGTTTGTCCGATCTTTCTCTCTGTATCGGAACGGGAATGATAGAAACGAGGGATAGGGGTCCTTTTATTGAACGGGAAGAACTTCCTGAGCTTCTCCGGCGAAGTCCCGGGAAATTTGGAATTCTTTTCGGAAGAGAAGATAGGGGTCTGTCTCTCGAAGCCATCGGCCATTGTAATTATATGTTGAACTTTCGACTTCCCGGCTATCAACCTTCAATGAACCTGGCCCAGGCGGTCTGTTTTGTTTTAAGTCTTTTATATAACTCTGATATTCGTACTGAGCTTATAGAAGAAGTTCAGGCACCGGAGAAAAATCGCCTGTATGATCTTTCCGGGGAGATTTTTTCTCTTATAGGAATGGATGAGTTTCACGGAAAGGAAAATCTTGCCGTAAAACGGCTGAAATCCATACTGGAAACGAGACCCTTAAGTGAAGGAGATATTAACTTCTTGTTTAAGTTTTTCAGGAATATACAAAGGCTAAAACCCAGAGAGTGA
- a CDS encoding ferredoxin-NADP reductase has protein sequence MNKPRQPQINIFKKSSPYKAKVLKNIELTPKPGQGKRPKKEGEACINQITLELDHSKFPYVIGQSAGIIPPGEDPEKVAKGSDNTGYTVRLYSIASPTYGTDGKANTIDFIIKRDNTYDEEGNVTHKGVCSNYMCDIKEGEIIDMTGPSGKNFLLPQEDFAQDIFFCATGTGIAPFYGMIIELLEHNLIKFTGNVYLIYGAPYSDEIVLKEEFEKLAQKHSHFKFIMAVSRETKNPFDGGKMYIHHRVKEIGDTLKKAFENGGRMYICGGPKGMEKGILQVLQEVLGKEGDLKELEEELKSKSQLFVETY, from the coding sequence ATGAACAAACCAAGACAACCACAGATTAATATTTTTAAGAAATCCTCTCCTTACAAAGCTAAGGTGTTAAAGAACATTGAATTAACCCCAAAACCGGGACAGGGAAAACGTCCGAAAAAAGAAGGAGAAGCCTGCATTAACCAGATTACTCTCGAATTAGACCATTCAAAATTCCCCTATGTAATCGGTCAAAGTGCCGGTATAATTCCTCCCGGAGAAGACCCTGAAAAAGTAGCGAAAGGTTCAGACAATACGGGCTATACAGTTCGCCTGTATTCGATAGCTTCTCCCACCTACGGAACCGATGGTAAGGCTAATACTATTGACTTCATCATCAAAAGAGACAATACCTATGATGAGGAAGGAAATGTAACCCATAAAGGTGTTTGCTCAAATTATATGTGTGATATAAAAGAAGGAGAGATTATTGATATGACCGGACCTTCCGGCAAAAACTTCCTCCTTCCACAGGAAGATTTCGCCCAGGATATTTTCTTTTGTGCGACCGGTACGGGAATTGCGCCTTTTTACGGGATGATAATAGAACTCTTAGAACATAACCTGATTAAGTTCACCGGGAATGTATATTTAATATATGGTGCTCCCTATTCGGATGAAATCGTTCTAAAAGAAGAGTTTGAAAAACTGGCCCAAAAACACTCCCATTTTAAATTTATTATGGCTGTTAGTAGGGAAACCAAAAACCCCTTTGATGGTGGAAAGATGTATATTCATCACAGAGTTAAAGAAATCGGAGATACTTTAAAAAAGGCCTTTGAAAATGGGGGCAGGATGTATATCTGCGGTGGACCCAAAGGCATGGAAAAAGGAATTTTACAGGTTCTTCAAGAAGTTCTGGGAAAAGAAGGCGACTTAAAGGAATTAGAAGAAGAACTCAAGTCCAAGTCCCAACTTTTTGTGGAGACCTATTAA
- a CDS encoding citrate synthase — MIQKAELRLDDRSYELPIVTGTDKRQGVDISGLYEKTGVITFDPGLFNTGIIKSSVSKRDPETGSLTYRGYEIRDLARNSTFIETSYLLIYGNLPEKKELADFSARLSKHSLIHEDMLNLFDGFPDRAHPLAVMSTMVMSLSSYYTSEYEESMDKGVDHIALLLSKIRTVAAFSYKKMIGQPFTYPVNSFGFCKNFLHMLFSLPTYKYEVPEEYDRILNKLWILYADHEQNVAATTVQIVGSTHANLFASISAGIAALWGSREGGQNIAAVEMIEDIISEGKGVKAYFEKVKKGELKLVSTGLGHSAYKVKSKRAEVAGELFVDFYKGKKLDPVAEVAMEIDSICKNDEYFLQNNLYPNLEFYSGVIFNSMGIPKNLFTVMQVIGKLPGWMAHWRELRILGEVEKKTRPKQIYSGEQGKKYEKR, encoded by the coding sequence ATGATTCAAAAAGCAGAGCTCAGGTTAGATGATAGAAGTTATGAACTTCCAATTGTAACCGGAACTGATAAACGTCAGGGAGTAGATATATCCGGACTTTATGAAAAAACCGGCGTGATTACTTTTGACCCGGGTCTTTTTAACACAGGAATTATTAAAAGTAGTGTATCAAAGAGGGATCCGGAAACAGGTAGTTTAACCTATAGAGGTTATGAAATCAGGGATCTTGCCCGGAATTCTACCTTTATTGAAACTTCTTACCTTCTCATTTACGGTAATTTACCGGAAAAGAAAGAACTTGCTGATTTTTCTGCCAGGCTTTCCAAACACTCACTCATTCACGAGGATATGCTTAACCTTTTTGATGGATTTCCGGATAGAGCCCATCCTCTGGCTGTGATGTCCACAATGGTTATGTCCTTATCCAGTTACTATACTTCAGAATATGAAGAAAGTATGGATAAGGGAGTTGATCATATAGCTCTTTTGTTATCTAAAATCAGAACTGTAGCCGCCTTTTCATACAAGAAAATGATAGGCCAGCCCTTTACTTACCCGGTAAATAGTTTTGGTTTTTGCAAAAACTTTCTCCACATGCTTTTTTCTCTTCCTACTTATAAATACGAAGTTCCGGAAGAATATGATAGAATTTTAAATAAACTCTGGATACTTTATGCGGATCACGAACAAAACGTAGCAGCGACTACCGTTCAAATTGTAGGTAGCACTCATGCCAATCTCTTTGCTTCTATTAGTGCGGGAATTGCGGCTCTCTGGGGTTCGAGGGAAGGTGGACAGAATATTGCTGCCGTAGAAATGATTGAAGACATTATTTCGGAAGGAAAAGGCGTAAAAGCCTATTTCGAGAAAGTAAAAAAGGGAGAACTCAAACTGGTTTCAACCGGTCTCGGTCATTCGGCTTACAAGGTAAAGAGTAAAAGAGCCGAAGTAGCAGGAGAATTATTCGTCGATTTTTATAAAGGTAAGAAGCTGGATCCGGTTGCCGAAGTGGCTATGGAAATTGATTCTATCTGCAAGAATGATGAGTATTTCCTTCAAAATAACCTCTATCCGAATCTGGAATTCTACAGCGGGGTAATTTTTAACAGCATGGGGATTCCCAAAAATCTTTTTACGGTAATGCAGGTAATTGGAAAATTGCCGGGCTGGATGGCTCACTGGAGAGAACTACGGATTCTGGGTGAAGTAGAGAAAAAGACCCGACCCAAGCAAATCTACTCAGGAGAACAGGGAAAAAAATACGAAAAAAGGTAA
- the ligA gene encoding NAD-dependent DNA ligase LigA: protein MFFVQNIEKKLRELEEKVRYHQHLYYVENKQEISDKEFDLLFKELQALEEKYPKLASPNSPTRIVGSDLDNHFEKFQHKIPVLSLENTYSPLELDEWIQKIGPEDEYSLEWKIDGASIVLYYEKGELEKGISRGTGGVGDDVTENIRTIKNIPLKLPEPVTIYLRGEVYMTFSDFEKLNRDAGGKYANPRNLASGTLKHKSSKQVSKRPLRIFTYDAYFPEGQRKLHTHKELLDYMKKLKLPVPENIQIVKGKTIKDLIYSYQEKKEKLDFPVDGLVIKLNDLAKREKLGFTSHSPRFARAYKFDAELKESTIEEIDIAVGRTGKITPRARIKPIQLAGTTVSYATLHNQDFIKEKKIGIGAKVMVAKRGEIIPAVEEVIEEGKSIFSFPKTCPACKSKLEKREDSVDLFCNNKSCPEREKNLLVFFCQKKQMDIDGLGEKQVENLYKKGFIKTIPSLYRLQEKKAELVELEGYGEKSVKILLDGLEKSKKKDLKVLLPSLGLPEIGHKVTEILIENSYFSIDELVEAANKNKKEELLSIHGLGPRTVDSILKSFQDKDILQTIAELKKLGLNFTTRAPERAEKQPFAGQSWCVTGSFLHFQPRDKALEIIVKYGGKKVSGVSSKTSHLLAGEAAGSKLEKAKELGVKVLNEDEFLEMLKKENIEV from the coding sequence ATTTTCTTTGTGCAAAACATAGAAAAAAAGCTCCGAGAGCTGGAAGAAAAGGTTCGTTATCATCAGCATTTATACTACGTAGAAAACAAGCAAGAAATCTCCGATAAAGAGTTTGATCTGCTTTTTAAAGAACTTCAGGCTCTGGAAGAAAAGTATCCAAAGCTTGCTTCTCCTAATAGCCCCACGCGGATTGTAGGCTCGGATCTGGACAATCATTTTGAAAAGTTTCAGCACAAAATACCTGTTTTATCCCTGGAGAATACTTACAGCCCCCTCGAATTAGACGAGTGGATACAAAAAATCGGCCCGGAGGATGAATATTCCCTCGAATGGAAAATCGACGGAGCTTCTATTGTCCTTTACTACGAAAAAGGAGAACTGGAGAAAGGAATTTCGCGGGGAACCGGTGGTGTTGGAGATGATGTAACCGAAAATATTCGTACCATAAAAAACATTCCTCTCAAGCTACCCGAACCGGTCACCATTTACCTCCGGGGAGAAGTCTACATGACTTTTTCCGATTTCGAAAAACTGAACCGGGATGCCGGCGGTAAATACGCCAACCCGAGAAACCTGGCTTCGGGAACCTTAAAGCACAAAAGTTCCAAGCAGGTTTCCAAGCGTCCTCTGCGAATTTTTACCTATGATGCCTATTTCCCGGAGGGCCAAAGAAAACTCCATACACATAAAGAGCTTTTGGATTATATGAAGAAACTAAAGCTTCCTGTGCCGGAGAATATACAGATTGTAAAAGGCAAAACCATCAAAGACCTGATTTATTCTTACCAGGAAAAGAAAGAGAAACTGGACTTCCCGGTTGATGGCCTGGTGATTAAGCTGAACGACCTGGCTAAACGTGAAAAGCTGGGCTTCACCTCTCATTCTCCCCGATTTGCCCGTGCCTATAAGTTCGATGCAGAACTCAAAGAAAGTACTATCGAAGAAATAGACATTGCCGTAGGTAGAACAGGTAAGATTACTCCAAGAGCCAGAATTAAGCCTATACAGCTCGCCGGGACAACTGTAAGCTACGCAACTCTGCATAACCAGGACTTTATTAAGGAAAAGAAAATTGGTATCGGAGCAAAGGTGATGGTGGCCAAAAGGGGAGAAATTATCCCGGCAGTGGAAGAAGTAATAGAGGAAGGCAAGAGTATTTTTAGCTTTCCGAAGACTTGTCCGGCCTGTAAGTCCAAACTGGAAAAAAGAGAGGATTCAGTAGATCTCTTCTGTAACAATAAATCCTGCCCGGAAAGAGAAAAGAACCTTCTTGTATTCTTCTGTCAAAAGAAGCAGATGGATATTGACGGACTCGGAGAAAAACAGGTAGAAAATCTCTATAAGAAAGGTTTTATCAAAACAATTCCGAGCCTGTATAGGCTACAGGAAAAAAAAGCAGAGCTTGTAGAACTGGAAGGATACGGAGAAAAGAGCGTGAAGATTCTTTTAGATGGATTGGAAAAATCCAAAAAGAAGGATCTGAAAGTTCTTCTACCTTCCCTCGGTCTACCGGAAATCGGACATAAGGTAACCGAAATCCTGATTGAAAATTCCTATTTCTCTATCGATGAACTGGTGGAGGCTGCCAATAAAAATAAAAAAGAAGAGCTTCTTTCTATTCACGGACTGGGACCTAGAACGGTAGATTCAATTCTAAAATCCTTTCAGGATAAGGATATACTGCAAACTATAGCTGAATTAAAAAAACTGGGTCTGAATTTTACAACCAGAGCCCCGGAAAGGGCCGAGAAGCAACCTTTTGCCGGACAATCCTGGTGTGTTACGGGAAGCTTTCTTCATTTTCAACCCAGAGATAAAGCTCTGGAAATTATCGTCAAATATGGAGGTAAGAAAGTTTCGGGTGTCTCCTCCAAAACAAGTCATCTACTGGCGGGAGAGGCTGCCGGTTCCAAGCTGGAAAAAGCAAAGGAACTGGGTGTCAAAGTTTTAAATGAGGATGAATTCCTTGAAATGTTAAAAAAAGAGAATATAGAGGTATAG
- a CDS encoding transcriptional coactivator p15/PC4 family protein gives MSLGVVRDIDKGKGEVIRVEVSEYRGKKLLNLRIWYYDENQELKPTKKGIAISPDLFEAVKEAFLEGGEKLLSDV, from the coding sequence ATGTCTCTCGGAGTCGTTCGCGATATTGACAAGGGGAAAGGGGAAGTTATCCGGGTTGAAGTAAGTGAGTACAGAGGAAAGAAACTTTTGAACCTCCGAATCTGGTATTATGATGAAAACCAGGAGCTAAAACCGACAAAAAAGGGAATCGCTATTTCCCCGGACTTGTTTGAAGCTGTGAAAGAAGCCTTTCTCGAGGGCGGGGAAAAGCTTCTTTCTGATGTTTAA
- a CDS encoding YdcF family protein, protein MKTLLYSSVIILFCLLLTSLVIDLSFEIHYLLIESSQKAEAMQPKTVAIVPGAAVYRNKKPSSILRDRLQGALSLYQNNKVKKILLSGDNSSRSYNEIRPMLNFMIKNRVRKEDIFVDFAGFRTLDTLTRARKVYEIEDAIIVTQRFHQPRAAYIARKLGMEVSCLESDSGVYRDKKKNRLREFFARNLAWLDMNIIHTPPRFLGAKYPISGSGNQTWSFK, encoded by the coding sequence ATGAAAACACTGCTTTATTCTTCAGTTATTATCCTTTTCTGTCTGCTGTTAACCAGCCTTGTGATAGATCTGAGTTTTGAAATTCATTACCTCCTGATTGAGTCTTCACAAAAAGCAGAGGCTATGCAGCCAAAAACGGTAGCCATAGTACCGGGAGCTGCTGTATATCGAAACAAGAAACCTTCTTCGATTTTGCGGGACAGATTGCAGGGGGCTCTCTCTTTGTACCAGAATAATAAAGTAAAAAAGATTTTACTTTCAGGAGATAACTCTTCCCGTTCTTATAATGAAATCCGACCGATGCTGAATTTTATGATAAAGAACCGGGTGAGAAAAGAAGATATTTTCGTGGACTTTGCCGGGTTTCGTACCCTCGATACTCTTACAAGAGCCAGAAAGGTATACGAAATTGAGGATGCGATTATTGTTACCCAGAGGTTTCACCAGCCCCGCGCCGCCTATATCGCAAGGAAGTTGGGTATGGAAGTTTCCTGTCTTGAGTCGGACAGCGGGGTTTATAGGGATAAGAAGAAAAATCGTCTGAGAGAATTCTTTGCCAGAAATCTTGCCTGGTTGGATATGAATATTATTCATACCCCTCCTCGCTTTTTAGGAGCCAAATATCCCATAAGCGGAAGCGGGAATCAAACCTGGAGTTTTAAGTAG
- a CDS encoding HEAT repeat domain-containing protein has translation MKTYPFPSIMTFLLLPVVLSFTDNITGNHPIFVNHLFKISLQSSLLFAETEEPFPSDHSDILNSDLDADDEKELTLSGNESKYNKSIRYKSKNTRLPHVNKTGSMIIQSKETETDLVKLEQQKKEGIETIRKQEAINNKQSVNIIARLLLTNRIPDVRAEAAHSLGRMKRGIKALHRAILTDSFEVRQAAYKSIEKIGSRSSLRYFIKGTGSGDPKIEISSYIGLGKTRTYTGRNLIIKKGIRSRDPNVTSAALDGLGYFNRSADLVVFKKFLESDILEHRTGAIRGLGNHNSSQSLGILLDAMPKNKELEADIIFAIAKKRTLGSTLALLRIMHQTKNENYKAIIERELIYRKAYGRYARVTYKIATIRKNPQVGSTQITRLPNGAVAKIRKVTYKRYKARMNGKVVEDRYYLLQAIERTGKNAGSIVQGWVFGPKIDVMTLKNPESIYSKKNKPREASVSALEDTEDEELLKKINSNPAIEVYDVEEKTKTKPVNEDYIEKDQDEDLDEDDE, from the coding sequence ATGAAAACCTATCCTTTTCCATCCATAATGACCTTTCTCTTATTGCCTGTAGTTTTATCCTTTACTGATAATATCACAGGGAATCATCCTATTTTTGTAAACCATCTTTTCAAAATTTCCTTACAGTCCTCTTTGCTTTTTGCAGAAACGGAAGAACCTTTTCCTTCTGATCATAGCGATATTTTGAATTCAGACCTCGATGCAGATGATGAAAAAGAATTAACTTTAAGTGGTAATGAATCTAAGTACAATAAAAGCATTCGTTACAAGAGTAAGAATACCCGTCTTCCTCATGTAAACAAAACCGGTTCGATGATTATTCAATCCAAGGAAACCGAAACCGATCTCGTTAAGCTTGAACAGCAGAAGAAAGAAGGAATAGAGACGATTCGTAAGCAGGAAGCCATTAACAATAAGCAATCTGTAAATATAATTGCCAGGCTTCTTTTGACAAATCGAATCCCGGACGTTCGTGCAGAAGCCGCTCATTCGCTCGGAAGAATGAAACGCGGAATCAAAGCTCTTCACAGGGCAATCCTGACCGATAGTTTTGAAGTCAGGCAGGCTGCCTATAAATCCATTGAAAAAATTGGTTCGAGGAGTTCCCTACGTTACTTTATCAAGGGCACCGGCTCAGGAGACCCCAAAATTGAGATTTCCTCCTATATCGGTCTCGGAAAAACCAGGACATATACCGGACGTAACCTGATTATCAAAAAAGGAATTCGCTCCCGCGATCCGAATGTGACTTCCGCTGCACTTGACGGTCTGGGTTATTTTAATCGAAGTGCTGACCTGGTAGTTTTTAAAAAGTTTCTCGAATCAGACATTTTAGAGCATCGTACCGGTGCTATTCGCGGTCTGGGTAACCATAACTCTTCCCAGAGTCTCGGAATTCTTCTGGATGCTATGCCTAAAAACAAGGAACTGGAAGCGGACATTATTTTTGCAATTGCCAAGAAAAGAACCCTCGGTTCGACCCTGGCTCTTCTTCGCATAATGCACCAGACAAAAAATGAGAACTACAAAGCTATCATAGAGCGAGAACTCATCTACAGGAAAGCCTATGGAAGATACGCAAGAGTCACCTATAAAATTGCAACTATTCGCAAGAATCCCCAGGTAGGCTCCACCCAGATAACAAGACTTCCCAATGGTGCTGTCGCAAAAATTCGAAAAGTTACCTATAAGCGTTATAAAGCGAGGATGAATGGAAAAGTAGTTGAAGATAGGTATTATCTTCTCCAGGCCATAGAGCGTACAGGGAAAAACGCCGGCAGTATTGTCCAGGGTTGGGTTTTCGGTCCTAAAATTGATGTTATGACCCTGAAGAATCCCGAATCTATTTATTCAAAAAAAAATAAACCAAGAGAGGCTTCTGTTTCAGCCCTCGAAGACACCGAGGACGAAGAATTGCTGAAGAAAATCAATTCTAATCCGGCGATAGAAGTTTATGATGTTGAAGAAAAAACCAAAACCAAGCCGGTAAATGAGGATTATATAGAAAAAGATCAGGATGAGGATTTAGACGAAGACGATGAATAA
- the hflX gene encoding GTPase HflX, with protein sequence MRHLTDKRKKISKLFGNVHGLKVNHLKRLKQLGERKIRDDFLVTHDVSRLVCEISTELSRQIGILIDRSGHITHVIVGDRHSIEIPYLDRLRSTGTRLRGLRLFHTHLKDEPLSEEDLTDLILLRLDYITAAIPDENGQPRHYYSSYVNTDIHTTDLWMIQEKKFPGQLKPGILSEILEIETALARKVDSLKDARKQNRAFIIGVYLKQNLLHRSIESSLAELNELCQTAGIHVVDSFYQKKNALDPSTVLGLGKMKEIILRAVQMDVELLIFDLELSPSQAKKISDFCDLKVIDRTQLILDIFANHAMSRDGKLQVELAQLKYLKGRLSELDDNMSRLTGGIGGRGPGETKLEIGRRRVEDKISHLERELKALKSRRELNRSRRKKNNVPVVAIVGYTNAGKSTLLNSLTNSEVISEDKLFATLDPTTRRIRFPEEREIIISDTVGFIHDLPPDLSMAFKATLEELGDADLLLHVIDASNPRMEEQVRAVEKILNELNLHMIPRIEVFNKEDKLLNENLSLNKSAIRVSALNKSGMKELLDLIEKKLWVSGFQSDQCLIASSTDEQISTFSGNSTS encoded by the coding sequence ATTCGACACTTAACAGACAAGAGGAAAAAAATCAGTAAGCTATTCGGTAATGTTCACGGTTTAAAGGTAAACCATCTAAAACGATTAAAGCAACTTGGAGAACGAAAAATCAGAGATGACTTTTTGGTTACCCATGATGTGTCACGTCTTGTTTGTGAAATTTCAACAGAATTAAGTCGACAAATTGGTATTCTTATCGATCGTTCCGGGCATATTACACATGTTATCGTTGGTGACAGGCACTCTATTGAAATTCCTTACCTGGATAGGTTACGCTCTACCGGTACACGTTTACGCGGGCTTCGACTCTTTCATACCCACCTTAAGGATGAGCCTTTAAGCGAAGAAGACCTTACCGACCTTATCCTGTTACGTCTTGACTACATCACGGCAGCCATTCCCGACGAAAATGGGCAACCCCGACATTATTACTCCTCCTATGTTAATACAGATATTCATACCACAGATTTGTGGATGATTCAAGAAAAAAAATTCCCGGGACAACTGAAACCGGGCATTCTATCCGAAATTTTAGAGATTGAAACAGCTTTAGCACGTAAGGTAGACTCTTTAAAAGATGCCAGGAAACAAAATAGGGCCTTTATTATCGGTGTGTATCTAAAACAGAATCTTCTTCATCGTAGTATTGAAAGTTCTCTGGCTGAATTAAATGAACTCTGTCAAACGGCCGGAATACACGTAGTTGATTCCTTTTACCAGAAGAAAAATGCCCTTGATCCTTCAACGGTTTTGGGTCTCGGGAAGATGAAAGAAATCATCCTGCGGGCTGTTCAAATGGATGTAGAACTTCTTATTTTTGATCTGGAGCTCAGCCCTTCTCAGGCTAAAAAGATTTCAGACTTTTGTGATTTAAAAGTAATTGATAGAACACAACTCATACTTGATATTTTCGCCAACCACGCCATGAGTCGGGATGGAAAACTCCAGGTAGAATTAGCTCAATTAAAATATTTAAAAGGACGTTTAAGTGAGCTGGATGATAATATGTCAAGGCTCACCGGTGGTATTGGCGGAAGAGGACCCGGCGAAACCAAGTTGGAAATCGGTAGAAGAAGGGTAGAAGACAAAATTAGCCATCTGGAGAGGGAGCTAAAAGCTTTAAAAAGTCGTAGGGAGTTAAATCGTTCTCGGAGAAAGAAGAACAATGTGCCGGTAGTTGCAATTGTAGGTTATACCAATGCGGGGAAATCAACCCTGTTAAACTCCCTGACCAATTCAGAAGTTATCTCTGAAGACAAGTTGTTTGCAACCTTAGATCCCACAACCAGAAGGATTCGCTTTCCGGAAGAAAGGGAAATTATTATTTCAGATACGGTTGGTTTTATTCACGATTTACCACCGGATTTATCCATGGCTTTCAAAGCGACCCTCGAAGAATTAGGAGATGCCGACCTTCTATTACATGTGATTGATGCTTCAAACCCCAGGATGGAAGAACAGGTTAGAGCTGTTGAGAAAATTTTGAATGAGCTAAACCTACACATGATCCCGAGAATTGAAGTTTTCAATAAAGAAGATAAGCTTCTTAATGAGAATTTGTCTTTAAACAAATCAGCTATACGGGTTTCGGCTTTAAATAAGAGTGGTATGAAAGAACTTTTAGACCTGATTGAAAAAAAATTATGGGTAAGCGGTTTTCAGTCCGACCAGTGCTTA